From Chloroflexota bacterium:
GTCTGGCCATCATCTTCAGTTCAGCAATCGCCGGGGTGATTTTTGCCCGTGATCCCAGCTATCCCTTCTGGGCGGCCGCGCTGCTGTCGGCTGTCGTTATGGTACCTGCGGTGATGCTATTGCGCCAATATCAAAATACCCCGCCCAAGGCCACACCGGCAGCCATCGGTCCAGATTGAGAAACAGCAATAGGTACTAAACTAAGGTGTTGAGGTGTTGATTCATGAGTGAAAAAAAGATTCAAAAGACAGAGGAAGAGTGGCGTGCGGAGCTCACCCCGGAACAGTATCGGATCCTGCGGGAGAAGGGCACGGAACGCGCCTTCACCGGCGAGTACTACCGGGCCAGGGATGCAGGGACTTATCTCTGTGCCGCCTGTGGCGCCGAGCTGTTTAGTTCGGAGGCCAAGTACGACTCCGGGTCAGGGTGGCCGAGTTACTGGGAGCCTGTGTCCGAGGGCGCGGTGGCAACCGAGTCCGATGACAGCCACCTCATGCAGAGAACCGAAGTGCTATGCAGCCGCTGT
This genomic window contains:
- the msrB gene encoding peptide-methionine (R)-S-oxide reductase MsrB, translating into MSEKKIQKTEEEWRAELTPEQYRILREKGTERAFTGEYYRARDAGTYLCAACGAELFSSEAKYDSGSGWPSYWEPVSEGAVATESDDSHLMQRTEVLCSRCGSHLGHVFQDGPQPTGLRYCINSASLNMKPDGDG